One Cellulomonas sp. NS3 genomic region harbors:
- a CDS encoding MFS transporter, which translates to MTTTPPQDSAGPERGTPGPHDGAAPPGGPAVAEADPATAEAERPGWRRDVTVFLTGQTVSLLGSMLVQYAVMWHLTLTTQSGTVLAVSSVVGFLPQAVVSVFGGVWADRLDRRALIIGADATIAVTTLALALLMMAGADDLWLIYLTLAIRSAGAGIQTPAVGALLPQIVPTSRLMRVNGINGTIQAALMLLAPAAAAALYAGWDIVAIFFVDVVTAVVGIALLLTIRVPRLVRSDADAPVGYFDDLVAGFRYVAHHAFVRWVLGLFAVVFVLIVAPSYLTPLMVVRTFGDEVWKLTVNEVAFSVGMMLGGGAVAAWAANANRMALLLRSTLVFGVLSVAMGLSTNMWVFFSLMFALGLAVPFFSTPSTTVLQETVEPEMQGRVFGFVGIVMALAMPVGMAVFGPLADRFRVEQLLVAAGIALFAVVGLAMALPSGRRSIAAAGARATSDA; encoded by the coding sequence GTGACCACGACGCCGCCCCAGGACAGCGCAGGCCCCGAGCGCGGGACGCCCGGCCCGCACGACGGCGCCGCACCGCCGGGCGGCCCGGCGGTGGCCGAGGCGGACCCTGCGACGGCCGAGGCGGAGCGGCCCGGCTGGCGGCGCGACGTCACGGTCTTCCTCACGGGCCAGACCGTGTCGCTGCTCGGCTCGATGCTCGTGCAGTACGCGGTGATGTGGCACCTGACCCTCACGACGCAGTCGGGCACCGTGCTGGCGGTGTCGTCGGTCGTGGGGTTCCTGCCGCAGGCCGTCGTGTCGGTGTTCGGGGGCGTGTGGGCCGACCGGCTCGACCGCCGGGCCCTGATCATCGGGGCGGACGCGACGATCGCCGTCACGACCCTCGCGCTCGCGCTGCTCATGATGGCCGGCGCCGACGACCTCTGGCTCATCTACCTGACGCTGGCCATCCGCTCCGCGGGGGCGGGCATCCAGACGCCCGCGGTCGGCGCCCTCCTGCCGCAGATCGTCCCCACCAGCAGGCTCATGCGCGTCAACGGGATCAACGGCACCATCCAGGCGGCGCTCATGCTGCTCGCGCCGGCCGCCGCCGCTGCCCTCTACGCGGGCTGGGACATCGTCGCGATCTTCTTCGTCGACGTCGTGACCGCGGTCGTCGGGATCGCGCTGCTGCTCACGATCCGGGTGCCGCGCCTGGTGCGCTCGGACGCCGACGCACCCGTCGGGTACTTCGACGACCTCGTCGCCGGCTTCCGGTACGTCGCGCACCACGCGTTCGTGCGCTGGGTGCTCGGGCTCTTCGCCGTCGTGTTCGTGCTCATCGTCGCGCCCTCGTACCTGACGCCGCTCATGGTCGTGCGGACGTTCGGCGACGAGGTCTGGAAGCTCACCGTCAACGAGGTCGCGTTCAGCGTCGGGATGATGCTCGGCGGCGGTGCGGTCGCCGCCTGGGCCGCGAACGCGAACCGGATGGCGCTGCTGCTGCGCTCGACGCTCGTCTTCGGGGTGCTCTCGGTCGCGATGGGCCTGTCGACGAACATGTGGGTGTTCTTCAGCCTGATGTTCGCGCTCGGGCTCGCGGTGCCGTTCTTCTCGACCCCGTCCACGACGGTGCTGCAGGAGACGGTCGAGCCCGAGATGCAGGGCCGGGTGTTCGGGTTCGTCGGCATCGTCATGGCCCTCGCGATGCCGGTCGGCATGGCGGTGTTCGGGCCGCTCGCCGACCGCTTCCGCGTCGAGCAGCTGCTGGTCGCGGCGGGGATCGCGCTGTTCGCGGTCGTCGGGCTCGCGATGGCCCTGCCGAGCGGTCGCCGGTCGATCGCTGCCGCGGGCGCTCGCGCGACGTCGGACGCCTGA
- a CDS encoding NYN domain-containing protein: MTTTSETTENGRRLRCALFVDFDNVYIGLQRLDPAAAEAFAAHPGDWLRALEQGSDIDGDFTRRFLVRACYLNPSVFSQFRPNFTRAGFSVVDCPSLTQQGKSSADINLVLDAVDALSAQTRYDEFVILSADADFTPLALRCRAADRRVTIVTAGPAASAYRAVADTVVTADELVELVTPPAAAELVAPAAVAPAGDAPAPAAAVAGAEPAAPAAGRGGGRAPASPARKAVLRLVRAAERPLPGDVVAQAAWKADPGLRGSGWDGAGDLFGWLARSVAELGTAPQPAPGFVWDPKRFSEADLQPAESVDLPPLQRQVVEVTDIPNLPAERYRVLLTALADDVRTTPFVRPETARRVRDACQAAGEAIGRASVNTVISGVLFAGLDLTTRPSAVELAQTWADNVVGLCRGARMELSPADVAAIRAWVGGGLVPR, translated from the coding sequence GTGACGACGACGAGCGAGACCACCGAGAACGGCCGGCGACTGCGATGCGCGCTGTTCGTCGACTTCGACAACGTGTACATCGGGCTGCAGCGGCTCGACCCCGCGGCGGCCGAGGCGTTCGCGGCGCACCCCGGGGACTGGCTGCGCGCGCTCGAGCAGGGCAGCGACATCGACGGCGACTTCACGCGCCGGTTCCTCGTGCGGGCGTGCTACCTGAACCCGTCCGTGTTCTCGCAGTTCCGTCCGAACTTCACGCGCGCCGGCTTCAGCGTCGTGGACTGCCCGTCGCTGACCCAGCAGGGCAAGAGCAGCGCCGACATCAACCTCGTGCTCGACGCCGTCGACGCGCTGAGCGCGCAGACCCGCTACGACGAGTTCGTGATCCTGTCCGCCGACGCCGACTTCACGCCGCTCGCGCTGCGCTGCCGGGCCGCCGACCGGCGCGTCACGATCGTCACGGCCGGCCCCGCCGCGAGCGCCTACCGCGCCGTCGCGGACACCGTCGTCACGGCCGACGAGCTCGTCGAGCTCGTGACCCCGCCGGCCGCCGCGGAGCTCGTCGCCCCGGCCGCCGTCGCCCCCGCCGGGGACGCACCGGCCCCGGCGGCGGCCGTCGCCGGGGCCGAGCCCGCTGCGCCCGCCGCGGGCCGAGGCGGCGGACGCGCACCGGCGAGCCCGGCCCGCAAGGCGGTCCTGCGTCTCGTGCGCGCGGCGGAGCGACCCCTGCCCGGTGACGTCGTCGCGCAGGCGGCGTGGAAGGCCGACCCCGGGCTGCGCGGCTCCGGGTGGGACGGCGCCGGCGACCTGTTCGGGTGGCTCGCGCGGTCGGTCGCCGAGCTCGGCACGGCGCCGCAGCCGGCGCCGGGCTTCGTGTGGGACCCCAAGCGGTTCAGCGAGGCCGACCTGCAGCCGGCCGAGAGCGTCGACCTGCCCCCGCTGCAGCGCCAGGTCGTCGAGGTCACCGACATCCCCAACCTGCCGGCCGAGCGCTACCGCGTGCTGCTGACGGCGCTCGCGGACGACGTGCGCACGACGCCGTTCGTGCGTCCCGAGACGGCCCGACGCGTGCGCGACGCGTGCCAGGCGGCGGGCGAGGCGATCGGCCGCGCATCCGTCAACACCGTGATCTCGGGCGTGCTGTTCGCGGGCCTCGACCTGACCACGAGGCCGAGCGCGGTCGAGCTCGCGCAGACGTGGGCGGACAACGTCGTCGGGCTGTGCCGAGGTGCGCGCATGGAGCTCAGCCCCGCGGACGTCGCGGCGATCCGGGCGTGGGTCGGCGGCGGTCTGGTCCCCCGCTGA